A stretch of Usitatibacter palustris DNA encodes these proteins:
- a CDS encoding methyl-accepting chemotaxis protein has product MAKAQAAKPKGGIAGWFRNMGAPKAKPTARPASAQVSTMTNIPAAGGPTTGGLPTRPGAARPAPAKKAVKPAGEGLAGFRMPLIGGRPVFEQLQILGGLAFALLAFTAMTVFFDVKHRSENATYITITSQMQFHTQRLAKAAGQAARGTQIAFPQLQDSRDEFANYLAILQSGGFAFGVDVPSAAVNDELKSRLDELAQRWPESSNAATAILAAQKDLVALAQNIAQIRVGSEEMATLSQELTGLMTQSGSAPGQVLRANRLTFLAERLGRGSAEILGSEIIDPEVPFLIGKDTNDLRELIKSLESGNEAQGIVAIRDTETRAKLAQLKTQFGVFEKNVGPILRELQKLVSARQAGAQLVAASESLQGAVGRFQEAIQGEKSAGSIIAVAILSVMLFIVLVLMALVFLADTRRRAAQAEGENKRNQEAILRLLNEMGDLADGDLTIKAQVTEDITGAIADSMNYTIDELRNLVTGVNNAAVQVTQKTAQAQTIAAELLNAAERQSKEIEETTSQVLQVSRSISEVSTTAEEGARVAQRSLAAADKGRLAVQNSISGMNDMREQIQETSKRIKRLGESSQEIGEIVELISDITEQTNVLALNAAIQAASAGEAGRGFSVVAEEVQRLAERSGEATKQIGAIVKTIQADTQDAVAAMEKSTMGVVEGAKLSEAAGQALTEIDSVTKNLAQLIQNISTATQVQANATNKVAQNMTDILEITRQTTRGTQQTAGSIRDLAAVAQELKSSVSGFKL; this is encoded by the coding sequence ATGGCGAAAGCACAGGCAGCCAAACCCAAGGGTGGCATCGCGGGATGGTTCCGCAATATGGGCGCCCCCAAGGCGAAGCCGACGGCCCGTCCGGCCTCCGCTCAGGTCTCCACGATGACCAACATCCCGGCGGCCGGCGGTCCCACGACCGGTGGTCTTCCGACGAGGCCAGGGGCCGCGCGCCCGGCACCGGCCAAGAAGGCCGTCAAGCCCGCGGGCGAGGGCCTTGCCGGATTCCGGATGCCGCTGATCGGCGGCCGACCCGTCTTCGAGCAGTTGCAGATCCTGGGCGGTCTCGCCTTCGCCCTGCTCGCCTTCACGGCCATGACGGTGTTCTTCGACGTGAAGCACCGCTCCGAGAACGCGACGTACATCACGATCACCTCGCAGATGCAGTTCCACACGCAGCGTCTCGCGAAAGCCGCGGGACAGGCCGCGCGCGGAACGCAGATCGCCTTCCCGCAGCTCCAGGACAGCCGCGACGAGTTCGCCAACTACCTCGCGATCCTGCAGAGCGGCGGCTTCGCGTTCGGCGTGGACGTCCCCAGCGCGGCGGTGAACGATGAGCTGAAGAGCCGTCTGGACGAACTGGCGCAACGCTGGCCCGAATCGTCCAACGCGGCAACCGCCATCCTCGCGGCGCAGAAGGACCTCGTGGCCCTCGCGCAGAACATCGCGCAGATCCGCGTCGGTTCGGAAGAGATGGCCACCCTCTCGCAGGAACTCACGGGCCTGATGACGCAATCGGGCTCGGCGCCTGGCCAGGTGCTGCGCGCCAACCGCCTCACGTTCCTTGCGGAGCGCCTGGGACGCGGCTCGGCGGAAATTCTCGGTTCGGAAATCATCGATCCGGAAGTGCCGTTCCTCATCGGCAAGGACACCAACGACCTTCGCGAGCTCATCAAGTCGCTCGAGAGCGGCAACGAAGCCCAGGGCATCGTCGCGATCCGCGACACCGAGACGCGCGCGAAGCTCGCGCAGCTGAAGACGCAATTCGGCGTGTTCGAGAAGAACGTGGGCCCGATCCTGCGCGAGTTGCAGAAGCTCGTGTCGGCGCGGCAAGCCGGCGCGCAGCTCGTCGCCGCATCCGAGTCGCTGCAGGGCGCGGTGGGCCGCTTCCAGGAAGCGATCCAGGGCGAGAAGTCGGCCGGTTCGATCATCGCGGTCGCAATCCTCTCGGTGATGCTCTTCATCGTGCTGGTGCTGATGGCCCTCGTATTCCTTGCGGACACACGTCGCCGCGCGGCGCAGGCCGAAGGCGAGAACAAGCGAAACCAGGAGGCCATTCTGCGGCTCCTGAACGAGATGGGCGACTTGGCCGACGGCGACTTGACGATCAAGGCGCAGGTGACCGAGGACATCACGGGCGCCATCGCCGACTCGATGAACTACACGATCGACGAGCTGCGAAACCTGGTGACGGGCGTGAACAACGCAGCCGTGCAGGTGACCCAGAAGACCGCGCAGGCGCAGACGATTGCCGCGGAGCTGCTGAACGCCGCCGAACGCCAGTCGAAGGAAATTGAGGAAACGACGAGCCAGGTGTTGCAGGTCTCGCGCTCGATCTCCGAGGTGTCGACCACCGCCGAAGAAGGCGCGCGAGTCGCGCAACGCTCGCTGGCTGCTGCCGACAAGGGCCGCCTCGCGGTGCAGAACTCGATCTCGGGCATGAACGACATGCGCGAGCAGATCCAGGAGACCTCCAAGCGGATCAAGCGGCTGGGCGAAAGCTCGCAGGAGATCGGTGAAATCGTGGAACTGATTTCCGACATTACGGAGCAGACGAACGTGCTGGCCCTCAACGCCGCCATCCAGGCGGCGTCGGCGGGTGAAGCCGGACGCGGCTTCTCGGTGGTTGCGGAGGAAGTGCAGCGACTGGCCGAACGCTCCGGTGAAGCGACCAAGCAGATCGGCGCGATCGTGAAGACCATTCAGGCCGATACGCAGGACGCGGTGGCCGCCATGGAAAAGTCGACGATGGGCGTGGTCGAAGGCGCGAAGCTCTCCGAGGCCGCGGGCCAGGCGCTCACCGAGATCGACTCGGTGACGAAGAACCTCGCGCAGCTCATCCAGAACATCTCGACGGCCACGCAGGTGCAGGCCAATGCCACGAACAAGGTGGCGCAGAACATGACCGACATCCTGGAGATCACGCGGCAGACGACGCGAGGCACGCAGCAGACGGCAGGCTCGATTCGCGACCTCGCCGCGGTGGCCCAGGAGCTCAAGAGCTCGGTGTCGGGCTTCAAGCTCTAG
- a CDS encoding response regulator transcription factor, producing the protein MAIKKIMVVDDSPTERAYMESVLKKRGYEVVVVDSGEAAIEKAKAEQPDLILMDVVMPGLNGFQATRAITREESTKHIPVIICTTKDQETDKIWGLRQGAKDYVTKPLNEGELLEKIKALG; encoded by the coding sequence ATGGCAATCAAGAAAATCATGGTGGTGGACGACTCTCCCACCGAACGCGCATACATGGAAAGCGTCCTCAAGAAGAGGGGCTACGAAGTGGTCGTCGTCGACAGCGGCGAAGCGGCCATCGAGAAGGCCAAGGCCGAGCAACCCGACCTCATCCTCATGGACGTGGTGATGCCGGGGCTCAACGGCTTCCAGGCCACGCGAGCCATCACGCGCGAGGAGTCGACCAAGCACATCCCCGTGATCATCTGCACGACCAAGGACCAGGAGACCGACAAGATCTGGGGCCTGCGCCAGGGTGCGAAGGACTATGTGACCAAGCCGCTCAACGAAGGCGAGCTGCTCGAGAAGATCAAGGCACTGGGCTAG
- a CDS encoding chemotaxis protein CheW has translation MARRTGLREFQLSLGERLRTATTAAALQSRLGFQVGADNWFVALHQVSEVIPVPQSVPVPLTASWFRGVANVRGNLYSIIDFSSFQGGDVTGAAMERRVILVSDRLIGGAGLLVTRMLGLRNPDQFEKLPLPADAAPWLGGVYAAAGGTRWLELDLPKLVRQSGFLEVGT, from the coding sequence ATGGCCCGACGCACCGGACTCCGCGAATTCCAGCTTTCCCTGGGCGAACGCCTGCGGACGGCGACGACCGCGGCTGCGCTCCAGTCGCGGCTGGGATTCCAGGTCGGCGCGGATAACTGGTTCGTCGCGCTGCACCAGGTGAGCGAAGTGATCCCGGTGCCGCAGTCGGTGCCGGTGCCCCTGACCGCGAGCTGGTTTCGTGGCGTGGCCAACGTGCGGGGCAACCTCTACAGCATCATCGATTTCTCGTCTTTCCAGGGTGGCGACGTCACCGGTGCCGCGATGGAACGGCGCGTGATCCTGGTATCGGACCGGTTGATCGGCGGCGCCGGGTTGCTCGTGACCCGGATGCTGGGCCTGCGCAATCCGGACCAATTTGAAAAGCTTCCGCTGCCCGCGGATGCCGCCCCCTGGCTGGGCGGTGTCTATGCGGCCGCTGGAGGCACGCGGTGGCTCGAGCTGGACCTTCCCAAGCTCGTGCGGCAGTCGGGATTCCTCGAAGTCGGCACATAA